A stretch of Palaemon carinicauda isolate YSFRI2023 chromosome 36, ASM3689809v2, whole genome shotgun sequence DNA encodes these proteins:
- the LOC137628540 gene encoding uncharacterized protein, with protein sequence MPSDWLKRWPHMADVELQSMPTDHEQVELVIGLDTTLNRVILEERHGTDNEPSAYLTKLGWVAFGPNGDRLEDSLEDKRFLATLNNTIQHQHGKNVAKLPFKESTPLPDNMNMAIRRAQSLKRRLDNDEAYKTSYVAQMEKYTDKGYAKRVPVKVPEEDRDYLRYLWWPEGVTSKKLQVFRIKSHVFGPRSSPSVVNFCLRKTALDFGSKYNEEASNSIRRNFYVDNLLKAMDDEEECIKLTRDLINLYGDGGFRLNQWTSSCKRILAAIPGEERDDSVAVLDLNKESS encoded by the exons ATGCCTTCAGACTGGCTGAAGAGATGGCCACACATGGCAGACGTAGAGCTGCAAAGTATGCCAACGGACCACGAACAGGTCGAGCTTGTGATCGGGTTAGACACGACCCTGAATCGAGTCATTCTGGAGGAACGCCACGGCACTGACAACGAGCCATCCGCCTACCTAACCAAGCTTGGTTGGGTGGCTTTTGGTCCTAATGGAGACCG ATTGGAAGATTCCTTAGAGGATAAGAGATTCTTGGCCACCTTGAATAACACGATACAGCATCAACATGGAAAGAACGTGGCCAAGCTGCCATTCAAGGAATCGACTCCTCTACCTGATAATATGAATATGGCAATTCGACGAGCCCAAAGCTTGAAAAGAAGACTAGACAACGACGAAGCTTACAAGACATCCTATGTAGCTCAGATGGAGAAATATACTGATAAGGGCTACGCCAAAAGGGTTCCT GTGAAGGTACCTGAAGAGGACAGAGACTACCTGAGGTACCTCTGGTGGCCAGAAGGTGTCACAAGCAAAAAACTGCAAGTCTTCAGAATAAAGTCCCATGTTTTTGGCCCAAGATCATCGCCGAGCGTCGTTAACTTCTGCTTACGCAAAACGGCCCTGGACTTCGGAAGCAAGTATAATGAAGAAGCTTCTAACTCTATTCGTCGCAACTTCTATGTTGACAACCTCCTCAAGGCGATGGACGATGAGGAAGAATGCATCAAACTGACCAGAGATCTGATCAACCTGTACGGGGATGGAGGTTTCCGTCTTAACCAATGGACCTCCAGCTGCAAGAGAATTCTAGCTGCGATCCCCGGAGAAGAACGAGACGACTCTGTGGCTGTCCTAGACTTGAATAAAGAGAGCTCCTAA
- the LOC137628541 gene encoding uncharacterized protein — protein MSIDVFTFRIVLKDKPFNQHGVLSVVASIYDPLGYLSPVTLIAKILLQKMCRRKLSWDEEMSADELVRWKTWFVQLPQLEEFHLRRSFIPPEFGDVDTLQLHHFADASQTGYGVVSYLRVVGVNGKIHCTLVIGRARVAPLKRTTIPRLELTAAAIAAQMDTKLRTELDLNLVRSVFWTDSTSVRKYLRNPTAWYLTFVDNRINLIRDTSDIMAWRYINTTANPADLVSHGLSVGDFLQSSLWFPGSDFLKMDETHWPTMPDDVVRGELDPDAEVKTSPVFDITKKEPTFIESIAIRFSSWLKFVRTVAWMTRFICHTQKARLYSGDSLSSAELRTAENLIWRLTQMQEYEEELSTLSKMGS, from the coding sequence ATGAGCATAGACGTGTTTACATTCAGAATCGTCCTTAAAGACAAGCCTTTCAACCAACATGGTGTGCTCTCTGTTGTTGCATCGATCTACGACCCCTTGGGCTACTTATCCCCAGTCACTTTGATCGCGAAGATCCTGTTGCAAAAAATGTGCCGAAGGAAGCTCTCGTGGGATGAGGAGATGTCTGCTGATGAACTTGTTCGATGGAAGACCTGGTTCGTGCAGTTGCCACAACTGGAAGAGTTCCATCTGCGAAGGTCCTTCATACCACCAGAATTCGGAGATGTTGACACCCTTCAGCTGCACCACTTTGCAGATGCAAGTCAGACAGGCTATGGTGTAGTCTCTTACTTGCGTGTAGTTGGTGTCAACGGAAAGATTCATTGCACTCTCGTCATAGGACGGGCGAGAGTTGCCCCTCTGAAAAGGACCACCATCCCTCGTCTTGAGCTGACGGCGGCTGCTATCGCTGCACAGATGGACACAAAGCTGAGGACTGAGCTCGATCTGAATCTGGTCCGGTCAGTCTTCTGGACTGATAGCACGTCAGTGCGGAAATATCTCAGAAATCCGACTGCGTGGTATCTGACCTTCGTGGACAATAGGATCAATCTCATTAGGGATACATCCGACATTATGGCGTGGAGATACATCAATACTACTGCGAACCCAGCAGACCTCGTGTCACATGGCCTCTCCGTCGGTGACTTCCTCCAGTCATCTTTGTGGTTTCCAGGATCAGATTTCCTCAAGATGGACGAAACGCACTGGCCAACCATGCCCGATGACGTGGTCAGAGGAGAGCTTGATCCAGACGCTGAAGTGAAGACTTCTCCCGTCTTCGATATAACGAAGAAAGAACCAACGTTCATTGAATCAATAGCGATAAGATTCTCCTCTTGGTTGAAGTTTGTCAGGACCGTCGCGTGGATGACAAGATTTATCTGCCACACGCAGAAGGCTCGCCTATACAGCGGCGACTCACTCTCAAGTGCGGAGCTGCGTACCGCGGAGAATTTGATCTGGAGATTGACCCAAATGCAAGAGTATGAGGAAGAGTTAAGCACCCTCTCGAAGATGGGAAGCTAG